One Ricinus communis isolate WT05 ecotype wild-type chromosome 1, ASM1957865v1, whole genome shotgun sequence DNA window includes the following coding sequences:
- the LOC8289133 gene encoding uncharacterized protein LOC8289133: MEPNAKKKLFICKFCNKRYPCGKSLGGHIRIHLNGNGNGYGNSTDIEEEDMKLNTSKSFAAANVSNSKQELELEAGARSGYGLRENPKKTKRFMADSSKGNLLQEKVCKECGKGFQSLKALCGHMACHSKNSFEDQSETTEKLKDQVFDSQSDTETSSAPSKRRRSKRMRYKAIGVYSSSLSLVNGSLSSASDVEQEQEEVAKCLMMLSKDSGFKGCFSSVADSSDNSVVLETKSSSPKLRISVKNGVSCVYNGNGILEIKKAKQHEVMSVGNEYSENSDSGYFKNGPKKVESDISVHGFTGIDEFKKQKMEFGSRFEDGFSPELGKRLSRVRRIKTELGKDLIEEDGYGETDGASFKYDSRKRDKRNDPELLSNIASKTCIGVQRTRHRRTNGCSESMYGSGENSIETDCAPSPLPSHNKKSQSCNGKTAIEQKLSGSVEKKLSLRKGKIHECPFCFKVFRSGQALGGHKRSHFVGGAQDRTLVINQQVSEISMPALIDLNLPAPVEEDANGYYIPSW; encoded by the coding sequence ATGGAACCAaatgcaaaaaagaaattgttcaTTTGTAAGTTCTGCAACAAGAGGTACCCTTGCGGCAAGTCACTGGGAGGTCATATCAGGATCCACTTGAATGGGAATGGCAATGGATATGGGAATTCAACTGATATAGAAGAGGAGGATATGAAGCTCAATACTAGCAAGAGTTTTGCTGCTGCTAATGTAAGCAATAGCAAGCAGGAACTTGAGCTTGAAGCTGGTGCCCGGTCTGGTTATGGTCTTAGAGAAAACCCCAAGAAAACTAAGAGGTTTATGGCTGATTCAAGCAAGGGTAATTTGCTGCAAGAGAAAGTATGCAAGGAATGTGGAAAAGGGTTTCAATCGTTGAAAGCTCTTTGTGGGCATATGGCTTGTCACTCCAAGAACAGCTTTGAAGATCAATCAGAGACTACTGAGAAGCTGAAAGATCAAGTTTTTGATAGCCAATCAGATACTGAGACGTCATCAGCTCCAAGTAAGAGAAGGAGATCCAAAAGAATGAGGTACAAGGCTATTGGTGTTTACTCTTCTTCGTTGTCATTAGTAAATGGTTCGTTATCTTCTGCTTCTGATGTTGAGCAAGAGCAAGAAGAGGTAGCTAAGTGTTTGATGATGTTGTCTAAGGACTCTGGTTTTAAAGGTTGTTTTAGTTCAGTTGCAGATTCCTCAGATAATTCTGTTGTTTTAGAGACTAAATCATCATCTCCTAAATTGAGAATTAGTGTAAAGAACGGCGTTAGTTGTGTGTATAATGGTAATGGGATTTTGGAGATAAAGAAAGCAAAGCAGCACGAAGTTATGTCCGTTGGAAATGAGTACTCTGAGAATTCTGATTCTGGCTATTTTAAGAATGGACCTAAAAAGGTTGAATCTGATATTTCTGTTCATGGGTTTACTGGGATCGACGAATTCAAGAAGCAAAAGATGGAATTTGGTTCTAGATTTGAAGATGGCTTCAGTCCTGAATTGGGGAAAAGATTAAGCAGGGTTAGGCGTATTAAAACAGAATTAGGGAAGGATCTGATTGAGGAAGACGGATACGGTGAAACTGATGGAGCTTCATTTAAGTATGACTCAAGGAAGAGAGACAAGAGAAATGATCCCGAATTGCTTAGCAACATTGCTTCAAAAACATGCATTGGGGTACAAAGGACCAGGCATAGAAGGACTAATGGTTGCAGCGAATCAATGTACGGAAGCGGTGAGAATAGCATCGAGACTGACTGTGCTCCTAGTCCTTTGCCTAGTCATAATAAAAAGAGCCAATCTTGCAATGGGAAAACTGCAATTGAGCAGAAGTTATCAGGCAGTGTAGAGAAAAAATTGAGCTTGAGAAAAGGCAAAATACATGAATGTCCATTTTGCTTTAAGGTTTTCAGGTCAGGTCAAGCTTTGGGCGGTCATAAGAGGTCCCATTTTGTTGGAGGTGCTCAGGATAGAACTCTGGTGATTAATCAACAAGTTTCTGAAATTTCAATGCCTGCGCTAATTGATCTCAATCTTCCTGCTCCAGTGGAAGAAGATGCAAACGGGTACTATATACCATCatggtaa